The nucleotide window ttattttatttctatgtaCTCTACAGCAAAGCTGATCTGCTACTTACACCAATTATGTTAATACTTTTTCAATAAGAAACTCGATTCAGCACTCTCTCGAAGATATAAGtttccatattttataaagCTTCGTTAGGCCTAGTCCCTACAAACAGTTGTCTTCCGAGAAGCTTACTACACAAATGAAAAATCGCTCGATAAAATTTAAGTATCTTTATCAGCTTGACATGTAAAATTgtatccaaaattatcgaaGTTTGAAGTACGAACCAACCAACCACCTTATCTCATAGTTTTCGAAATGAAAAGGCGAACAATATTAATATCTCCTTCATTTTACTAGTTTATTTACAGCTCTCCCgcaaaaaatcacaaatcatATCAAATACTCATTTTAGTTCAACATTCTTCCACTTCATCCACTTTACTTACGATCCTCGATTTTCATCTGCAGAGACCATGCACCAATATTCTTACCGtctttgtaaaaaatcattttcgaTTTGAGAGTGCCACGCGGTATCTGACTGGGCCACGAATCAGTATTTAATATCAACTCCTTAAAATAGTATTCACCTTTCGGCAGAGGACACAAACCCTCTTCGGGTATATTAGGGAAATTAGTATTCTCACCTTCTACCAAGGACGGTTTCAACATTTGGTTGAAATAGTTTTTAAGAGTCtcacaaaaattatttggtGGCAAGCCCGTGggtaaaagcttaaaattatcaTCGCCATTTTGTGCTGAGTAAAGTTCTACTTGCAGCATAAACCGATTATTATCAAAATCTTCCAAAAATGTCATAGTTCCATTTAGACTACGTTGACGTCCGATTACTTTCATGTTATGATTAAATAGGGTATTTTGTTGGCCCTCATAATGCTCGAAACGCTCATTGGTCACCGTGTAGGTTTGCTCAGCCtggaatatataatacatatagtaTTCTACAAAtatccaattatttttttaccttcACAAATCTCCTGCAAACACAAAATACCGTTATAAGGACGCTCAAATAAAACTTCATTCTGCTCCGAGTCTAATTTAGCCGTGTATTGAAACCAATTTATCTGTGATATTCAGTACTAATGTTGAAAATTATCATCGGTTGCGTGACATTTATATGATTTCTGAAATGTTGTTAGATCTTAGATAATACCTGAACAAGGTGGTACAAGCTTCATAGTATTTATTGATTGTTTTAATTTAGAGATATACATCTATATCTGCCGCTGAAGCCGGTTAATAATAGCATTTTACTATTAATCCACGTATTCTGAGTTCGTGAAATCTTAGTGTTATATTGAACGATCGAAGAATGATAGCATACGAAGTAACTGAAGACAAATCTCTTGAGAGCCCTTGAGAGTCTACAACCCAAAGAATGTGAATATAACGAAATATATTTAGCCACAAATCGTAATAATCTTTAACATAATTTTGTTCCAAGAATCGAAAAATAGGCTTCCCTGGGATAAAGTTAATGAAATTATGTCGCCAAAGGTCTGTTCATCCCAAGTCGTAGGAGTATGTGTGTCCGTAAAGAGTAAGAAATAATCGATGGGGTGAACATCAAAGGTTGAGCGCCCACAAACGAGGACAAGAAAGGTCTAATTTGCATACCGATATTGAAGCTATAGACCAGATTTCTTCATACTAAAAGCTATAAAGTAGAAATAGAAAACATTGTATTTCAATATCAAAATATGCTTTTGAGTACTTTTTCTTCATGGAACAGCTGATTCGAATTTTGGAACAAAGATTTTGTTTTAGATTGAATGGAGAGGTCAGTTAAAAGTAGACGTAAGAACTATCTGAAACGTATGGACGAATATTGTTATAAAGAAAGatctttcagaaaaaaaaaacacaacaaataagAGCATTAAGTGACTTGTTGTTGCTTACTTTTTATCTCATACTAAATATAATCCCTCTCTATTGGTTACCCTGAAAATTTCTCCTCTAGCGCTAGCCTACTTAATCTACTAACCTTTGACCTAATATATTATTGGTCTCTTCGCCtctcttttaaatatatttatttacaacacaTAATAACCcattaaaatcttttttaagtaatgaaatataacaaaaataattctaattttttgcaaatatttatttattaccaaATCAAGGAATTTTCCAAAGCATAACAAAAATTCTGATTTAAGCAAAACGAGCTCCTTCTCATTAACAAGAGCTCGCACGTTCGTTCTCTTTCTGTCTCTAACTCGTGCCTTTCTCACTCACGATCTTCAACTCTTACCAGCAACGAAGTGCCGCCAACATTGACTTCGTCTTTGAAAAATGTTAACTTCGCTTTCAATATTCCACGCGGTATTTGATTTGGCCAAGAGTCTGTTTTCAATTCCAAATCTTTTACATAATATTCACCCTTCGGTGCGGGACACAAACCCTCCTCGGGTACAAAAGGAAAATTAGTATTTTCACCTTCAATAAATGACGGTTGCAACACTTTCGTATACAAATCACGGAGGCCCTCACAGATCGGTGTGCGTGGCACTCCCATTGGCAATTGTTTGTATTGATCATCGCCTTGTGGAGATGAGAAGAGTTCtacttgaaatttaaaatgctCACTAGTCATGTCTTCGGCAAATATCACAGAGCCATTGATGAGACGCTGACGTCCGACAATTTTCATATCGCTCAAATCAAAGGCGGTCTCCTTTAAACCCTTGAAATGTTCGAAACGTTCATTCTTCACTGTATACGGTTGTTCGGCCTgaaatattgcgaaatattagtattttaaaGTGGATGCGCTAATTTCTATGTACATACCTTTGAAAATCCGTTCAGCACACCAAATATTATTAAGCAAATAGCGCTCTTACAGAACTTCATGTTCAGTGTAGGTTTAttctagttgttgatgttgtGTTATATTCCGATTCCGAATTGTGAATATAATCGCTGCTCTCGTGGCATTTATAGGTTCTATAGAAGTTGATAAATCACAGATAATGCAGCAAACATGAAAATCGCGT belongs to Zeugodacus cucurbitae isolate PBARC_wt_2022May chromosome 6, idZeuCucr1.2, whole genome shotgun sequence and includes:
- the LOC105210754 gene encoding uncharacterized protein LOC105210754 — translated: MKFYLSVLITVFCVCRRFVKAEQTYTVTNERFEHYEGQQNTLFNHNMKVIGRQRSLNGTMTFLEDFDNNRFMLQVELYSAQNGDDNFKLLPTGLPPNNFCETLKNYFNQMLKPSLVEGENTNFPNIPEEGLCPLPKGEYYFKELILNTDSWPSQIPRGTLKSKMIFYKDGKNIGAWSLQMKIEDRK
- the LOC105210755 gene encoding uncharacterized protein LOC105210755; protein product: MKFCKSAICLIIFGVLNGFSKAEQPYTVKNERFEHFKGLKETAFDLSDMKIVGRQRLINGSVIFAEDMTSEHFKFQVELFSSPQGDDQYKQLPMGVPRTPICEGLRDLYTKVLQPSFIEGENTNFPFVPEEGLCPAPKGEYYVKDLELKTDSWPNQIPRGILKAKLTFFKDEVNVGGTSLLVRVEDRE